The Longimicrobium sp. nucleotide sequence CGCCGCAACCCCGTGCTCCCGCAGCCGGAAGCGCTCCGCATTCTGATGGACGCCGCGCGCGGCATCGCTGCGGGGCACCGCGCCGGGATCATCCACCGCGACGTGAAGCCGGCCAACATCTTCCTGGCCGGCACGGACGAGATCGAGGCGGTGCGCATCCTGGACTTCGGCATCGCCAAGCCGCTGGGCGACGACCCGGAGCACGCGCTGACCACCATCGGCCACCTTCCGCACTCGCCGGCGTACGCGTCGCCGGAGCAGATCGTCGGCACGACGCAGCTCACGGCCACCTCCGACGTCTATCAGCTGGGGCTGATCGGCTACGAGCTGCTGGCCGGCCAGCGCCCGTACAACGAGCACGAGCGCACCCGCGTCCGCGCGGGCGAGGATGTGCCGCTTCCACGCACGCCGGCGTGGACGGCCGTGTCTCCGGCGCTATGCGACGTCATCAATACGGCGCTGCGGCTGAACCCCGAGGAGCGCCATCCCGACGCCGCGGCCTTCATCGAGGCCTTGGCCGCCGCGCAGTCGGATGATGGGACGGCCTATCACCCCGGCTCCGCGCCCTTCGCCGCCACCGTGGCCGAGGACGCGCCTGTCCTGGTAGCCGACGACGCGGCCGCCCCGGTGCCCGAGACGGACTCGACGGCGCTGGTGAGTGGCGTTGCGGGGGTGCCCGTGATCGCGCCGTCGGTGGCGCCGCCTCCCGCCGTCCACGCGGCGGATGGATTGGCGCCTGCCGGCGTGCCCGCCAGCCGGCCGGCTCGAAAGTTCGCGGTGCCCGGGACGCCGGTGATGTGGATCGTGCCGCTGCTCCTGCTGCTGGCCGTCGCCGTCTGGGCCTCGCGCCGGGGCGGGTCGGATGCGCCAGCGGTGGCGGCTGTGGCGCCGGACTCCGGCCAGCTGGCCGCGCTGGATGGCGAGTTCCTGAAGCTGCAGGGCGCCGTCGGTGCCCGCGCCGTGGCGGAGGCGCCACCCCCGCAGTCCGCTGGCAATGCGCCCAACACCCCGGGGGGCACACCCGCGGGCACCCCGGCCAGCGACACGGACGTGCTGACGCGCGCGAAGGTGGAGATCGAGCAGAACGTCCGCGCGCTGAACCAGGCGTGGGTGGACGGCGACGTCCGCGAGCACGTGCGGTACTACGGAAGCCGCGTGGACTACTACAACTCGCGCCGCCTTCCCCGGTCGGGCGTGTACCGCGACCGCGTGCGCGACGCGAAGCGCTACGAGAGCCGCGCCATCACGCCGCACTCCATCAGCGTGCAGTTCCTGGAGCCGGACCGCGCCCGGGTGCTGATGGACAAGGAGTGGGTCTTTGGCGGAGACGGGCAGACGCGCCGCGGGCGGGGGATGCAGGAGTACATCTTCAAGCGTGACGAGGACGACGGAAAGTGGTACGTGGTAAGCGAGCAGCTGCTGACGAGGAACGAGGAGAACAGCAGATAGAACCAGCGGTAACTACGGTAAAAACGATCGGGGCTGATCGGCGCTTCCCGCGCGATCAGCCCTTTCCGTTTCCCTTGCCTTTTCCGTTTCCACCGCCTCCGTTGCCGCGTCCCTGGCCCCGATTGTCGTTGCGATGTTCGCGCGCGTGCCCATCATCCCTGCCGCGCGAATCGTCGCGTCCGCGGCTCTCGTCGCGCCCCCGGGACTCGCTGCGGACGACGGGCCTGGGCGCTGGTGCCGCGGGCGCGCTGCGGACGACCGTGCGAGGCGTCGATCCGCCGGTGGACGCGGACGAGGAGGCGGCCGATTCGCGCTCGTTCTCCGGCTCGTCCTCCCCACCCTCGTCGGAGGGCACGAGGCCGGGGAGATCGGTGGTGGCGACGCGGCTGGGAATGGTGATGCGGCTCGCCAGCACGTAGCCGTTCTCGAACCTGCCCTGCACCTGCACCGAGTCGCCCGGGGTGATGGCGGAGGCGGCGGCCTGGCCCCCGTCCGTACCCACCAGCTCCGTCGTCGGCCCGACGATCACGCGCAGGTCCGGGAGGGACGCGTTTTGCGGGCGCAGCAGCATGGCGCCGCTCTCCGCTGCCCAGCCGAGCACGGCGCCACCCGCATCAACGGTCTCCGGAACGCTGCCCTCCGGCGCCATGCGGATGCCGTTCACCACCACCGCGTCGGCCCCGTCCAGCTCGATGGAGCGCGGAAAGGCCAGCCCCGACGCCTCGTCGACGCGCAGGCCGTGCAGCGTCAGCGTCGATCCTTCAGGCAGGCTGCCGACGTTCAGCACGCCAGCCGTGTCGCTGCCGCGCATCAGCCGCATGCTCGCCGGGCCGGGCACCAGGCCGGCGATGGAGAAGCCCGCCGTGTCGGCTTCTGCGCTGCGCTCCGCCTCCACCACCCATATGGACGTGGGCGAGCCGGCGCCCGGGGCGAAGTTTCCCGCCACCGTCGCGCCCTCGTCGCCGCCGCACGCGGCCAGGAGCGCCAGGAGTACCAGTCGAATCCTCATGCAGACCGGGTCGGGCACCATCCGTGCCGCCGAGCCGCCCGCCGTCAGCCACGCGGCCCGGCCTTGCGGCGGATATGGATCACCTTCTCGATCGTGGCGTGCACCTCGCCCGC carries:
- a CDS encoding serine/threonine-protein kinase → MRPGFERLMVGRLLAGRYEVLEPIGRGGMSLVFRGLDTTLGREVAVKIVSLAQSPDQVLPNLRERFRREAASAARIQHPNVVGIFDYGTDPELELDFIIMELLTGRDLKEELRRNPVLPQPEALRILMDAARGIAAGHRAGIIHRDVKPANIFLAGTDEIEAVRILDFGIAKPLGDDPEHALTTIGHLPHSPAYASPEQIVGTTQLTATSDVYQLGLIGYELLAGQRPYNEHERTRVRAGEDVPLPRTPAWTAVSPALCDVINTALRLNPEERHPDAAAFIEALAAAQSDDGTAYHPGSAPFAATVAEDAPVLVADDAAAPVPETDSTALVSGVAGVPVIAPSVAPPPAVHAADGLAPAGVPASRPARKFAVPGTPVMWIVPLLLLLAVAVWASRRGGSDAPAVAAVAPDSGQLAALDGEFLKLQGAVGARAVAEAPPPQSAGNAPNTPGGTPAGTPASDTDVLTRAKVEIEQNVRALNQAWVDGDVREHVRYYGSRVDYYNSRRLPRSGVYRDRVRDAKRYESRAITPHSISVQFLEPDRARVLMDKEWVFGGDGQTRRGRGMQEYIFKRDEDDGKWYVVSEQLLTRNEENSR